The Streptomyces sp. NBC_00597 DNA segment GATCTGCTCGGCCGGGACTCCGCAGGTCTCGGCGGAGCGGGCGGGCGGGTACTGGGCGACGGTCGCCTTGACCTCGTCCCAGCCGGTGGTGTGGGCGGCGAGGTAGGCCTCGTCGGTCAGGCCCTCGGCGACGACCACGTGCAGGACGGCGTTGAAGAAGGCGGAGTCGGTGCCGGGCTTGATCGCGACGTGGATGTCGGCGGTGCGGGCGATGGCCGTCTCGCGCGGGTCCACCACGATCAGGGTGGCGCCCCGGTCCCGGGCGCCCCACAGGTACTGGGTCATCACGGGGAAGCACTCCCCCACGTTCGACCCGGCGATGAGCAGGCAGTCCGTGAGGAGGATGTCGGAGAAGGGGTTGCCGGCCCGGTCGATGCCGAAGGCGAGTTTGTTGGCGCCGGCAGCGCTCACCATGCACAAGCGGCCGTTGTAGTCGACGTGCTTCGTCTTCAGGGCGACCCGGGCGAATTTGCCGACCAGGTACGTCTTCTCGGAGAACAGGCTGGCGCCTCCGAGCAGTCCGAACGCGTCGTTCCCGTACCCGCCCTGGATGCGGCGGATCTCGGAGACGGTGAAGTCCAGGGCCTCGTCCCAGGAGCACTCCCGGAACTCCTCGTCCCGGGAGCGGCGCATCAGCGGACTCGTGAGCCGGTCGGGGTGGTTGACCTGCTGGTAAGCGTTGATGCCCTTGGGGCACAGCCGCATCCGGTTGATGTCGTGGTTGCGGGGCTCCACGCCGAAGACCTTGCCCCTGTGGTCCACCCGCAGGTACATGCCGCACTGCACCCCGCAGAAACAGCAGTGGGTGGGGACGAGGGTCTCGCCGTTCTGGTCGGCGTGCCACCGGTCGGCCGGGATGCCGCCCGCGTCGCGGAAGTTGCGCGTGCCGGGCGGGGCGATCGACGGGTCGAGGGGCAGTGGGTCCGTCTTGGCGGGGTCCGTCTCGGCGGGGTCCGTCGCGGTCACTTGAAGCCCTTCTTGACGTGCGCGAGGTAGGCGTTGCCGCGCAGCACCCGCTTGCAGCGCGGGCAGTACTCGACGAAGGCGTTGAAGTCGAGCTTCAGGTCCTGCATGGTGGCGCGCAGGTTCTCCACGTACGGGGCCGTGTCGACGGGTTCGCCGCAGCGTCTGCAGGCGAAGACCTGCTCGTCCTGGCGGGCCGTGTACTTGAACAGCTGCATGCCGACGGCGGCGGGCCGCTGGACGATGTGGAAGAACTTCCCGAACGGGATGTAGATGAGGGTGAACACCACCGACACCATGTGCAGCAGTGCCAGGAACTCGTAGCCGCCGCCGTGCAGGAAGATCGACGAGAACGTCAGCAGCAGCCCGGTCACCGAGATCACGATCAGGCAGATCAGCGGCAGCAGGTCGTAGGCGAAGCGCTGTCCGGTGATGGCGCCGCGGTCCTTCATCCGCCGCCACAGGAAGTACGAGGCCCCGGGGATGACGAGCGCGGCGGCGATGTCCAGGCCGTGGAACATCAGCCAGCCCACGGTGTTCAGCGCGTTGAAGCCGAGGACCTTGAAGCCCCAGATCCGCATCTCGTACCCGGGTCCGGAGCCGCTGCCCGAGGTGAAGGTGAACCAGCCCCAGGTCAGCGGGAAGGTGATGGCCGCCGCCAGCAGGCAGCCCCAGAAGATCAGCTGGTGGGCGGCCCAGCGGGAGCGCGAGCGCGCCCCGAGGAACTTCTGGAACCCGAGGTAGGTGGCGATCATCC contains these protein-coding regions:
- a CDS encoding MFS transporter, producing the protein MSEPPEVLAAEPPPPPSVPARPAGPPTAGTLPPVGPPVTARATLAGTVVSLLLIAAIVLGSRLLRDFDSALLPYAVATVFLAFGVAYRYTVWVSAPGARRLFTKGFGSFFSAANFRKAPTALPRMIATYLGFQKFLGARSRSRWAAHQLIFWGCLLAAAITFPLTWGWFTFTSGSGSGPGYEMRIWGFKVLGFNALNTVGWLMFHGLDIAAALVIPGASYFLWRRMKDRGAITGQRFAYDLLPLICLIVISVTGLLLTFSSIFLHGGGYEFLALLHMVSVVFTLIYIPFGKFFHIVQRPAAVGMQLFKYTARQDEQVFACRRCGEPVDTAPYVENLRATMQDLKLDFNAFVEYCPRCKRVLRGNAYLAHVKKGFK